From the Lolium rigidum isolate FL_2022 chromosome 2, APGP_CSIRO_Lrig_0.1, whole genome shotgun sequence genome, one window contains:
- the LOC124686636 gene encoding uncharacterized protein LOC124686636 → MATEVLRPHNILPSQPQRIRTAHRKPSARKSPPPPAAAASSTAGRRNHGRRPAVELYAGPAFSGASPEPSSLPLPQFPLQKAVAPAVNDAATRDLRRLLRLE, encoded by the coding sequence ATGGCCACCGAGGTCCTCCGCCCGCACAACATCCTGCCGTCGCAGCCCCAGAGGATCCGGACCGCGCACCGGAAGCCCAGCGCCAGgaagtctcctcctcctccggcggcggcggcttcttcAACAGCCGGCCGCAGAAACCATGGAAGGCGCCCCGCGGTGGAACTGTACGCCGGTCCGGCCTTCTCCGGGGCGTCCCCCGAGCCAAGCTCCCTGCCGCTCCCGCAGTTCCCGCTCCAGAAGGCCGTGGCGCCCGCCGTCAACGACGCGGCCACGCGCGACCTCAGGCGCTTGCTGCGCCTCGAGTAG
- the LOC124686637 gene encoding uncharacterized protein LOC124686637 translates to MPAAVTACSATNRAGDPDFALDLDDVARAADAACIGALACGRASFSYHRLPEPRLRLVIRKLDDSYFDVQIARSAAVWELKAAIEGFFIGLYDDMANAITWQHVWSHFCLCFKDEKLTDDKATLRVFGIKDGDELHFAQHLSVDYSPCKSSKSQRAASHRRSRTSVDDIGVRPRSLMDDLVEEDDDEQKLTATRHSTSVLDDGFCVYEQQEECMVEDHKKGSFFRGLFSYSRLRANRRTHSENESSCDKKGSRSSLGKWLSSKKPKAQRK, encoded by the exons ATGCCGGCGGCCGTCACCGCCTGCTCGGCGACCAACCGCGCCGGCGACCCTGACTTCGCCCTCGACCTCGACGACGTCGCCCGCGCCGCCGACGCGGCCTGCATCggcgcgctcgcctgcggccgcgCCAGCTTCTCCTACCACCGCCTCCCCGAGCCGCGCCTCCGCCTCGTCATCCGCAAACTCGACGATTCCTACTTCG ATGTGCAAATCGCGAGGTCGGCCGCTGTGTGGGAGCTCAAGGCAGCAATCGAAGGCTTCTTCATCGGCCTCTACGATGACATGGCTAACGCTATCACCTG GCAGCACGTCTGGAGCCACTTCTGCCTGTGCTTCAAGGACGAAAAACTTACGGATGACAAGGCAACATTACGTGTGTTTGGTATAAAAGATGGCGATGAg CTTCATTTCGCCCAGCATCTGTCTGTTGACTACAGCCCATGCAAGAGCTCCAAGAGTCAAAGGGCAGCATCTCACCGAAG GTCAAGGACTTCAGTGGATGATATTGGTGTCAGACCAAGGAGTTTGATGGACGATCTGGTTGAAGAAGACGATGACGAGCAGAAGCTTACTGCTACTAGGCATTCGACCAGTGTCTTGGATGATGGTTTTTGTGTTTATGAACAACAAGAGGAGTGCATGGTGGAAGACCACAAGAAGGGAAGTTTCTTTCGCGGTTTGTTCTCGTACTCTAGATTAAGGGCTAACAGGAGAACACATTCAGAGAACGAATCCTCTTGCGATAAGAAAGGCAGTCGATCAAGCCTGGGGAAATGGCTGTCTTCCAAAAAGCCGAAGGCCCAGAGAAAATGA